One part of the Clostridium thermosuccinogenes genome encodes these proteins:
- a CDS encoding MutS-related protein — MGDYYKLLIFILLIAGVGIVSGIHNSFKRRRKIRAKILETWGKAPKEKYRTEDFDSIASYYQNKRSLSGNKFLMDDITWNDLDMSKIFMRINNTHSSPGEEYLYCMMREPSFDEADLKERGRVIGLFQKNAEGRRKLQYLLELLGKQRYADISNFITDFSYMELNNAFMYKFLAFMPIASVLLCVVDFKLGVPALLASILTNMLLYYNLKKKIETQLLSISYAAKLVSIAGKMLKLDIDGLDEYKKSISKCLGKLKGIAKRMYFLIDNYEDFFLMYLKIIFLIEVLSYDKILGILKKNREEFRSLYETIGFLDSMISIASYRESLAFYTEPDFIKDFSKGGYAVCAGEVYHPLIEKPVTNSIDISRSILITGSNASGKSTFLKTLAINSIFAQTIYTCLAKEYSTIFLFTMTSMALRDSIENNESYFIAEIKSLKRIFSMINDEIPCFCFIDEILRGTNTIERIAASSRVLKNLSLKNCICMAATHDIELTGILEGIYDNYHFREEITDDDVVFDYKLYEGKARSRNALKLLKLMGFDNSIVEDAEKAAYDFEQNGTWASIEKNSKK; from the coding sequence ATGGGAGATTATTACAAATTACTGATTTTCATATTGCTGATTGCTGGAGTCGGCATAGTATCCGGAATACATAATTCATTCAAAAGACGGAGGAAAATAAGAGCTAAAATCCTTGAAACATGGGGTAAAGCCCCAAAAGAAAAATACCGCACCGAGGATTTTGATTCGATAGCCAGCTATTATCAGAATAAACGCAGCTTGTCGGGAAACAAATTTCTAATGGATGATATCACGTGGAATGACCTGGATATGAGCAAAATTTTTATGCGCATAAACAATACCCATTCGTCCCCGGGAGAAGAATACCTATACTGCATGATGAGGGAACCATCCTTTGATGAAGCAGATCTCAAGGAAAGAGGAAGAGTGATCGGGTTATTCCAGAAAAACGCCGAAGGCAGGCGAAAGCTTCAATATTTGCTTGAGCTGCTGGGAAAACAGAGATATGCCGACATATCCAATTTCATTACGGATTTCTCCTATATGGAATTGAACAATGCCTTTATGTATAAGTTTCTGGCTTTCATGCCCATAGCCTCCGTACTGCTGTGTGTGGTGGATTTCAAGCTGGGTGTGCCGGCGCTTCTGGCTTCCATATTAACCAACATGTTATTGTATTATAATTTGAAGAAAAAGATTGAAACCCAGTTGCTTTCTATTTCTTATGCAGCAAAGCTTGTAAGCATAGCAGGGAAAATGTTGAAGCTGGATATCGATGGCCTGGATGAGTATAAAAAGTCCATAAGCAAGTGCTTGGGAAAACTGAAGGGTATTGCCAAAAGAATGTACTTTCTGATAGATAATTATGAGGACTTCTTTTTGATGTACTTAAAAATCATATTCCTCATAGAAGTGCTGAGTTATGATAAAATCCTTGGTATCTTGAAGAAGAACCGGGAAGAATTCAGAAGCCTTTATGAAACTATAGGTTTTTTAGACAGCATGATAAGCATAGCATCCTACAGGGAAAGCCTTGCTTTCTACACCGAGCCTGATTTCATTAAAGATTTCAGCAAGGGCGGATATGCTGTTTGTGCCGGGGAAGTATATCATCCTCTTATAGAAAAGCCGGTGACAAATTCTATAGATATTAGCAGGTCAATCCTGATTACAGGGTCGAATGCTTCCGGCAAGTCCACATTCCTGAAAACCCTTGCCATCAATTCGATCTTTGCTCAAACCATTTATACATGCCTTGCGAAGGAGTATAGCACTATTTTTCTGTTTACTATGACATCCATGGCATTGAGGGACAGCATTGAAAACAATGAAAGCTATTTTATAGCGGAAATCAAATCCCTTAAAAGAATATTCAGCATGATCAATGATGAGATTCCCTGCTTCTGCTTTATTGACGAGATACTGAGGGGAACCAATACCATTGAGAGAATAGCCGCATCATCGAGGGTTTTAAAGAACTTGTCCCTAAAAAACTGCATCTGCATGGCAGCTACCCATGATATAGAGCTTACCGGTATTCTGGAAGGGATTTATGACAATTATCATTTCAGGGAAGAGATAACCGATGATGATGTGGTATTCGATTACAAGCTGTATGAGGGAAAAGCCCGATCCAGAAATGCTTTAAAGCTTCTAAAGCTGATGGGTTTTGATAATTCCATAGTAGAGGATGCAGAAAAAGCGGCTTATGATTTTGAGCAGAACGGCACATGGGCATCCATAGAGAAAAACTCCAAAAAATGA
- a CDS encoding DUF3048 domain-containing protein — protein sequence MVKKGIAIILIFVLLISSAACREKADPGNADITSISTSEEQQKAEEPVSEQEGTKPDGSDGEGTAKEEDGTVDNFVFPEEGTRPFAVMIDNQGSAVLPQGGLHMAQVVYEIIVEGGITRYMPVFWNVDPEMIGPVRSSRHYFLDYAMEHDAIYVHFGQSPQALKDLQSYKINNINGIYVAGVFWDLTKDKGNWQDSYTSMEKAKEYANKVGYRTETDKKHVFTYNRKDAELQSAEKAEKVSITYSDGYISRYEYDATTKTYMRFRNGKPHMERITGEQLAVKNIIIQVVKNQRIKGDKEDRQELFNVGSGNGWYITNGKVIKIKWSKASRPEPTQYTDEAGNPIALNPGQTWVQIAPSADRVVIE from the coding sequence ATGGTAAAAAAAGGTATTGCTATAATATTGATATTTGTACTGTTGATTTCATCGGCAGCATGCAGAGAGAAGGCAGATCCGGGAAACGCTGACATCACAAGCATATCTACCTCGGAAGAGCAGCAGAAGGCAGAAGAGCCTGTATCGGAACAAGAAGGGACCAAGCCTGACGGGTCGGATGGTGAGGGAACCGCAAAAGAGGAAGATGGAACTGTAGATAATTTTGTGTTTCCGGAAGAAGGCACCAGACCCTTTGCTGTCATGATTGACAATCAAGGAAGCGCTGTATTGCCCCAGGGAGGGCTGCATATGGCCCAGGTGGTATATGAAATAATAGTGGAAGGTGGCATTACAAGGTATATGCCGGTATTCTGGAATGTCGATCCGGAGATGATCGGACCTGTTAGAAGCTCCAGGCACTATTTTCTCGATTATGCGATGGAGCATGATGCCATATATGTGCATTTCGGACAAAGCCCTCAGGCTCTGAAAGACTTACAGTCCTACAAGATAAACAATATAAACGGCATTTATGTTGCAGGAGTATTTTGGGATTTGACAAAGGACAAGGGGAATTGGCAGGATTCCTATACTTCCATGGAAAAGGCAAAAGAGTATGCCAACAAAGTGGGATACAGGACCGAAACGGATAAGAAGCATGTTTTTACATATAACAGGAAAGATGCGGAGCTTCAAAGCGCAGAGAAAGCTGAAAAGGTAAGCATTACCTATTCAGATGGCTATATTTCCCGATATGAGTACGACGCCACCACCAAAACCTACATGCGGTTCAGAAATGGAAAACCCCATATGGAACGGATTACCGGCGAGCAGCTGGCAGTTAAGAACATTATCATACAGGTGGTGAAAAATCAGAGGATAAAGGGGGACAAAGAGGACCGGCAGGAGCTTTTTAATGTCGGAAGCGGCAACGGGTGGTACATCACCAACGGAAAAGTTATAAAAATCAAGTGGTCCAAGGCTTCCCGCCCGGAACCTACCCAATACACCGATGAAGCAGGCAATCCCATCGCTTTAAACCCGGGGCAGACATGGGTGCAGATTGCTCCTTCCGCTGACAGAGTAGTTATAGAGTGA
- a CDS encoding DUF1292 domain-containing protein — protein MSEERDDLVVLIDEDGNEVEFEHLDTIEMDEKEYVVLLPVDQEENDEEDIEEVVILRIEHNEDGEDSFASVEDEEELQAVFEEFKLRMEDEFDFDDDQDDDE, from the coding sequence ATGTCTGAAGAGAGAGACGATTTGGTAGTGCTTATAGACGAGGATGGAAATGAAGTGGAATTTGAGCATCTTGACACTATTGAAATGGATGAAAAGGAATATGTTGTTCTTCTGCCGGTAGACCAGGAGGAGAATGATGAAGAAGACATTGAAGAGGTAGTCATACTTAGAATTGAACATAATGAAGACGGTGAAGATTCCTTCGCCAGTGTTGAGGATGAAGAGGAGCTCCAGGCTGTGTTTGAGGAGTTTAAGCTCAGGATGGAAGATGAATTTGATTTTGATGATGACCAAGATGATGATGAGTAA
- the ruvX gene encoding Holliday junction resolvase RuvX: MRILGIDYGDSRIGIAVSDPFGWTAQGVETINHKGNISMALDRICELIKTYGAQKVVIGFPRNMNGTVGPRGEKTLKFIERLATRIDIEIIRWDERLTTVAANRAMHDMGTKTSKKKGIVDQIAAVYILQGYLDMAGKQ; this comes from the coding sequence ATGCGAATATTGGGAATTGATTATGGAGACAGCAGGATTGGCATCGCGGTAAGCGATCCCTTCGGGTGGACCGCCCAGGGAGTCGAAACCATAAACCATAAAGGAAACATCTCTATGGCATTGGACAGGATATGCGAGCTTATAAAGACCTATGGAGCACAAAAGGTGGTCATAGGTTTTCCCAGGAATATGAACGGAACTGTCGGGCCTAGGGGAGAAAAAACTTTGAAGTTTATTGAAAGGCTTGCTACGAGAATCGATATAGAAATCATCCGCTGGGATGAGAGGCTTACCACTGTGGCAGCCAACAGGGCCATGCATGATATGGGCACCAAAACTTCCAAAAAGAAGGGAATAGTAGATCAGATAGCGGCAGTTTATATTCTGCAAGGGTATCTGGATATGGCCGGTAAACAATGA
- a CDS encoding aldo/keto reductase yields MDYVKLGKTGIEVSRLCFGGLVIGPLQSNLSVDEGSDVIAKAFEMGVNFIDTAELYGTYAHIREAVRKSGKDVVIATKSYAYSAQGAEESLEKARKELDRDVIDIFLMHEQESRLTLRGHREAFEYYISQKEKGRIRAVGVSTHNVEVVEACATMPGIDVIHPLVNKAGLGIGDGTVDDMLAAVKKCYDNGIGIYSMKPLGGGNLLNSFEECLKFVMDIPYIHSIAMGMQSIEEVIMNICIFNGQEVPSEVKEALRKRSRRLHIDYWCEGCGNCVERCKQKALRIHDGKAVVEQGKCVLCGYCSSVCPQFAIKIC; encoded by the coding sequence ATGGATTATGTTAAGCTGGGTAAAACCGGCATAGAAGTATCAAGATTGTGTTTTGGAGGACTTGTAATAGGACCGCTGCAGTCCAACCTGTCGGTGGATGAAGGATCGGACGTCATAGCCAAAGCTTTTGAAATGGGAGTCAACTTTATAGACACGGCAGAACTATACGGGACATATGCCCATATAAGGGAGGCAGTAAGGAAATCCGGCAAGGATGTCGTAATTGCTACCAAGTCGTATGCCTATTCCGCCCAAGGCGCGGAAGAAAGTCTGGAAAAGGCTAGAAAAGAGCTCGACCGTGATGTTATTGATATTTTTCTTATGCATGAGCAGGAGAGCAGGCTGACATTAAGAGGTCATAGGGAAGCCTTTGAATATTATATTTCCCAAAAGGAAAAAGGACGTATAAGAGCTGTGGGCGTATCTACCCACAATGTTGAAGTGGTTGAAGCATGTGCCACCATGCCGGGCATTGATGTCATACATCCACTTGTAAACAAGGCAGGCTTGGGCATCGGGGACGGAACTGTAGATGATATGCTGGCGGCGGTAAAAAAGTGCTATGATAACGGCATAGGCATTTACAGCATGAAACCTCTCGGAGGCGGCAATTTACTTAACTCTTTTGAAGAATGCCTGAAATTTGTGATGGATATTCCCTATATCCATTCCATCGCCATGGGTATGCAGTCCATAGAAGAGGTTATAATGAATATATGTATATTCAACGGACAGGAAGTGCCTTCTGAAGTGAAGGAAGCTTTAAGAAAGAGATCGAGAAGGCTTCATATAGATTATTGGTGCGAAGGCTGCGGCAATTGTGTTGAAAGGTGCAAGCAAAAGGCTTTAAGAATACATGATGGAAAAGCTGTAGTGGAACAGGGCAAATGCGTTCTCTGTGGATATTGCAGCAGTGTCTGTCCGCAGTTTGCAATCAAGATATGCTAG
- a CDS encoding IreB family regulatory phosphoprotein, translating to MTDNETMMFKVEKEKVNEAREILFSVYQALKEKGYNPISQIVGYILSGDPTYITNHQNARSVIRRLERDELLEEILTFYLEEKK from the coding sequence ATGACAGACAATGAAACCATGATGTTTAAAGTCGAAAAAGAAAAAGTGAATGAAGCCAGGGAGATTCTTTTCAGCGTCTACCAAGCTCTGAAAGAAAAGGGTTATAACCCGATAAGCCAGATAGTGGGGTATATTTTGTCCGGAGACCCTACATACATAACCAATCATCAGAATGCGCGCAGTGTGATCAGAAGGTTGGAGAGGGATGAGCTTCTCGAGGAGATCCTGACATTCTATCTGGAGGAGAAAAAGTAG
- the mtaB gene encoding tRNA (N(6)-L-threonylcarbamoyladenosine(37)-C(2))-methylthiotransferase MtaB has product MKKVAFYTLGCKVNQYETEAVSEIFEKEGYETVDFEEKADVYVINTCTVTNLSDRKSRQIIRRARKNNEDSIIVVMGCYAQTAPEEVSSIEGVNLVIGTKDRNRIIDYIKKIEENNKSINAVKNIMTAREFEELDINVYKGRTRAYLKIQEGCSQFCTYCIIPYARGPIRSKQPEQVLKEVEKLADSGFKEVVLTGIHLASYGKDIKNTSLLDIVRRIHDIEGIERIRLGSIEPTTVTEEFVEAAATLSKLCPHYHISLQSGCDATLKRMNRKYTAGEYKKVVEMLRSNIPDVAITTDVMVGFPGETEEEFEETYRFLEEIALSQMHIFRFSPRKGTPAATYDHQVDPGTKEKRSNRLMELNRLNMARFHKSFEGRVMPVLFEQEMKERKGYIEGHTANYIKVICKGEDGLKGKIAGVKLERTVEDYMEGMLV; this is encoded by the coding sequence ATGAAAAAAGTAGCTTTCTATACCCTTGGATGCAAGGTTAACCAATACGAGACCGAAGCTGTATCGGAGATTTTTGAAAAAGAAGGATACGAGACGGTTGACTTTGAGGAAAAAGCGGATGTTTATGTTATTAATACCTGCACTGTTACAAATTTAAGCGACAGAAAATCCAGGCAGATTATCCGGAGGGCCAGGAAAAACAATGAGGATTCTATAATTGTCGTTATGGGATGCTATGCCCAGACAGCTCCGGAGGAGGTAAGCAGCATCGAGGGAGTTAACCTTGTAATAGGAACAAAGGACAGGAACAGAATTATTGATTATATTAAGAAAATTGAGGAAAATAATAAGAGTATAAATGCGGTAAAAAATATAATGACAGCAAGGGAGTTCGAAGAACTGGATATAAACGTGTATAAAGGCCGTACAAGAGCTTATCTGAAAATTCAGGAAGGCTGCAGCCAATTTTGCACTTACTGCATAATCCCCTATGCCCGGGGACCGATAAGAAGCAAACAGCCGGAGCAGGTGCTGAAAGAGGTGGAAAAGCTGGCAGACAGCGGATTCAAGGAGGTTGTTCTGACAGGCATACATCTGGCATCCTACGGCAAGGATATTAAAAATACATCGCTTCTCGACATTGTGAGAAGAATACATGATATAGAAGGCATTGAGAGGATCAGGCTTGGCTCGATAGAACCCACTACCGTTACGGAGGAGTTTGTGGAAGCTGCCGCCACGTTGAGTAAACTGTGCCCTCATTATCATATATCGCTGCAAAGCGGGTGCGATGCGACTTTAAAAAGGATGAACAGGAAATACACTGCCGGAGAATATAAGAAAGTAGTGGAAATGTTAAGGAGCAATATTCCGGATGTTGCCATAACAACGGATGTAATGGTTGGTTTTCCCGGCGAGACGGAGGAGGAATTTGAAGAGACCTACAGGTTTTTGGAAGAGATCGCTCTTTCCCAGATGCATATTTTCAGGTTCTCTCCCAGGAAGGGTACTCCGGCGGCAACCTATGACCATCAGGTGGATCCCGGGACAAAGGAAAAACGCAGCAACAGGCTGATGGAGCTCAATCGGCTGAATATGGCCCGTTTTCACAAAAGCTTTGAAGGAAGGGTGATGCCCGTGCTGTTTGAGCAGGAGATGAAAGAGAGAAAAGGATACATCGAGGGGCACACTGCCAACTATATAAAAGTAATCTGCAAAGGAGAAGACGGCTTAAAGGGGAAGATTGCCGGCGTAAAGCTTGAGAGGACCGTGGAAGATTATATGGAAGGAATGCTTGTTTGA
- a CDS encoding HPr family phosphocarrier protein yields the protein MKSFNILLKSINEVKDFVNAANRYDFDIDLTSGRYVVDAKSIMGIFSLDLSKPIKVEVHSDNCEKFCEEIKNFIV from the coding sequence ATGAAATCATTCAACATTCTTTTGAAGTCCATTAACGAGGTAAAGGACTTTGTTAACGCTGCCAACAGGTATGACTTCGACATAGACCTTACTTCCGGACGTTATGTAGTAGATGCAAAATCAATAATGGGAATTTTCAGCCTTGATCTCAGCAAACCCATAAAGGTTGAGGTTCATTCGGATAATTGCGAAAAGTTCTGCGAGGAGATTAAAAACTTCATAGTTTAA